From Terriglobales bacterium, a single genomic window includes:
- a CDS encoding ATP-binding protein produces MVLPRAKILVVDDEASVLLTVVAILQQEGFDVDSAGGGEQAIQAIRSTRYDLVLTDLKMPGVDGLQVLEEVRKTSPSTVTVMMTGYGSVDSALEAVQRGAYEYLLKPTEVADLKAAVRRSLERKRFSEIDTLYRISRTLTTSLDPQAITAEVTEAVRRVLGVANAILVNLAPSGPDIKDELRRLFRDASIAPRLERGEIIGYSDHVALAERWAAARKVQSYVFVPGLANGQLICVLCAENGAEAFEFHASAQRFLRSLAGQTALALSNATLFAELQRNNQQLESANAKLRELDKLKSQFLSVATHELRTPLSIILGYNSMLAESLNDRLSDEEKDTLRESMAACKRLIRLVNSMLDITQIESGKMRMNYAPSDLRKVVSSVIALFQQQARAKDIRLSMEVPARLPRIVADAERIEQVLVNLVGNALKFTPAQGLINVAVRHLPETRAVEISVRDTGIGIAPEAREKIFDEFAQIHEGVKKRHREGSGLGLAIARRIVEAHSGALNVESAPGRGSRFFFTLPVDAGNQKVTSAVSA; encoded by the coding sequence ATGGTTCTACCTCGTGCCAAGATCCTTGTTGTTGACGACGAAGCCAGCGTGCTCCTGACCGTGGTTGCCATCCTGCAGCAGGAAGGCTTCGACGTGGACTCGGCGGGCGGCGGTGAGCAGGCCATCCAGGCGATTCGCTCCACCCGCTACGACTTGGTGTTGACCGACCTGAAAATGCCCGGCGTGGATGGCCTGCAGGTGCTGGAAGAAGTCCGAAAGACTTCGCCTTCGACCGTGACCGTAATGATGACGGGCTACGGCTCAGTGGATTCGGCATTGGAGGCGGTGCAGCGCGGCGCTTACGAATACCTGCTCAAGCCTACCGAGGTCGCAGACCTGAAGGCCGCCGTCCGCCGTTCGCTGGAGCGCAAGCGGTTTTCCGAAATTGACACGCTGTACCGCATCAGCCGCACGCTGACCACTTCGCTGGATCCGCAGGCCATCACCGCCGAAGTTACCGAAGCGGTTCGGCGAGTGCTTGGCGTCGCGAACGCGATCCTGGTTAACTTGGCGCCATCGGGGCCCGACATCAAAGACGAGCTTCGCCGGCTTTTTCGCGATGCCTCCATTGCGCCTCGCTTGGAGCGCGGGGAGATCATCGGGTACTCCGACCATGTGGCCCTCGCCGAGCGCTGGGCCGCCGCGCGAAAAGTGCAGTCCTACGTGTTCGTGCCCGGCCTTGCCAATGGCCAGCTTATCTGCGTGCTGTGCGCCGAAAACGGCGCGGAAGCATTTGAGTTCCACGCCTCGGCGCAGCGTTTTCTGCGTTCGCTGGCGGGTCAGACTGCCTTGGCGCTTTCCAACGCCACCTTATTCGCCGAACTGCAACGCAACAACCAGCAACTCGAGTCGGCGAATGCGAAACTGCGCGAACTGGACAAGCTCAAGTCGCAGTTCCTGAGCGTCGCCACCCACGAACTGCGCACGCCACTGAGCATTATCCTGGGCTATAACTCGATGCTCGCAGAGAGCCTGAACGATCGCCTCTCGGATGAAGAAAAGGACACGCTGCGCGAATCGATGGCAGCGTGCAAGCGCCTCATTCGCCTGGTGAACTCGATGCTGGACATCACGCAGATCGAGTCCGGTAAAATGCGCATGAATTACGCGCCGTCCGACCTGAGAAAGGTCGTCAGCAGCGTAATTGCCTTGTTCCAGCAGCAAGCACGTGCCAAGGACATCCGCTTGTCCATGGAGGTCCCAGCACGGCTGCCCAGAATCGTTGCTGACGCAGAACGAATCGAGCAGGTATTGGTCAATCTGGTCGGCAACGCGCTGAAGTTCACTCCCGCCCAAGGTTTGATCAATGTGGCTGTCCGACATCTTCCTGAGACCCGGGCGGTGGAGATTTCCGTTCGCGATACCGGGATCGGCATCGCGCCCGAAGCACGGGAGAAGATTTTCGATGAGTTCGCCCAGATTCACGAGGGGGTAAAGAAGCGTCACCGCGAGGGCAGCGGCCTGGGACTGGCCATCGCCCGCCGCATCGTCGAGGCACATTCCGGCGCCCTGAACGTGGAAAGCGCGCCGGGGCGGGGCAGCAGGTTCTTCTTTACGCTGCCGGTGGACGCCGGGAATCAGAAGGTCACAAGTGCCGTGTCCGCCTGA
- a CDS encoding GvpL/GvpF family gas vesicle protein → MAWYAYCITEQQAFLTNGARVRRPYTIPGMTGIAGSPVLGYPSGDFAVIVSSYQRSGDLDQKAVLEHARVISECFRNTTVLPFRFGTVFDTDEALRRAVRANRKAFTESVARLKGKSEMHLKVMVHGQSLRDVLPDATLPLSAGSEYLTKLREIATRDRERQSKARAVSVQVHKLFSPLEEEISCKKVDSGGLLIDIAHLIDSKTVAKYHNRYSAATRQLKDCQVAISGPWPPYHFTPNKLRTVTGNS, encoded by the coding sequence ATGGCGTGGTACGCATACTGCATCACCGAGCAGCAGGCGTTTCTGACGAACGGCGCGCGCGTGCGTCGTCCTTACACAATTCCCGGCATGACAGGTATTGCCGGCTCTCCCGTTTTGGGATATCCCAGCGGCGATTTTGCGGTCATTGTCAGCTCGTATCAACGTAGCGGGGACCTGGACCAGAAAGCGGTACTGGAGCATGCGCGCGTCATCAGCGAATGCTTCCGCAACACCACCGTGCTTCCCTTTAGGTTCGGCACCGTCTTTGACACCGACGAAGCGCTTCGCCGCGCGGTGCGCGCCAATCGCAAGGCGTTCACCGAGAGCGTTGCGCGCCTGAAGGGCAAGTCGGAGATGCACCTGAAGGTGATGGTGCATGGCCAGTCTTTGCGCGACGTCCTACCCGACGCAACCCTGCCGCTGTCAGCCGGCAGTGAGTACCTTACGAAACTGCGCGAAATTGCCACCCGCGATCGAGAGCGGCAAAGCAAGGCGCGCGCTGTGTCGGTGCAGGTGCACAAGCTGTTTTCCCCCCTGGAAGAAGAAATCAGTTGCAAGAAGGTTGATTCGGGCGGGCTTCTGATCGATATCGCCCACCTGATCGACTCCAAAACCGTAGCCAAGTACCACAACCGGTATAGCGCGGCTACGCGCCAGTTGAAGGACTGCCAGGTCGCGATCAGCGGCCCCTGGCCGCCCTATCACTTCACGCCCAACAAGCTGCGCACGGTAACCGGAAACAGTTAG
- a CDS encoding histidine kinase dimerization/phospho-acceptor domain-containing protein yields the protein MDISKDQQYLIAELSHQINSPLAAIRNAVYLACCQTEDPLLQRYLRIADEEITVIATILRATRAIIEERGDEPNTSVPTVASSRRAATA from the coding sequence ATGGATATTTCGAAGGATCAACAGTACCTGATCGCCGAACTCAGTCACCAGATCAACAGCCCGCTGGCGGCCATTCGCAATGCCGTGTACTTGGCCTGCTGCCAGACCGAGGATCCGCTCCTGCAGCGCTACCTACGCATCGCAGATGAGGAGATCACGGTGATCGCCACCATCCTGCGCGCCACCCGCGCGATCATCGAGGAGAGGGGGGACGAACCGAATACGTCCGTCCCCACGGTGGCCTCAAGCCGGCGAGCGGCGACGGCCTAA
- a CDS encoding GGDEF domain-containing protein, translated as MPNSAMAFGLETPDSCPPEMFVVEVFSELNQETVEQRWREINVVLRLSMLAGLPMQFSATLNLLCDFAAEIVTYDRALVYFWEEPEEQVHLRASRGFDLGPKDFLDRGNILNFWAAKYSRPLLVTQGHNIQADALLQSVDACSALVIPLLVSNRPLGSMQLFSSSPAAFTREDAHLLWILSLVGENLLTREYANEGLITFAFTDFLTGLKTRGYFEQQLELEIKRSERKKTHFALLMIDIDFFKQLNDNYGHHVGDQVLRDVGSILMKDMREVDTVARYGGEEFVIVLPETSAPGAMLVAQRLRRAVEQTRFFAGSPRATEHLTISIGVGVFDVDAQFKRELIEAADAALYAAKRRGRNQVVLFSDLPRKTQREAS; from the coding sequence ATGCCCAACTCGGCTATGGCGTTCGGATTGGAAACCCCGGATTCGTGCCCGCCAGAAATGTTCGTGGTCGAGGTGTTTTCCGAACTCAACCAGGAGACTGTCGAGCAGCGCTGGCGCGAAATCAACGTAGTCTTGCGTCTCAGCATGCTCGCCGGCCTGCCCATGCAGTTCAGCGCCACCCTGAACCTGCTCTGCGACTTTGCTGCCGAAATCGTCACTTACGACCGCGCCCTGGTCTATTTCTGGGAAGAACCCGAGGAGCAGGTTCACCTCCGGGCCTCCCGCGGCTTTGACCTTGGCCCCAAGGATTTCCTGGATCGCGGTAATATCCTGAACTTCTGGGCCGCTAAATACAGCCGCCCGCTGCTGGTCACCCAGGGGCACAACATCCAGGCCGATGCTTTATTGCAGTCGGTGGACGCCTGTTCCGCTCTGGTGATCCCGTTGCTGGTGAGCAATCGCCCCTTGGGATCGATGCAGTTGTTCTCTTCTTCTCCTGCTGCCTTCACCCGCGAAGACGCGCACTTGTTGTGGATCTTGTCCCTGGTCGGGGAGAACCTGCTGACGCGCGAGTATGCCAACGAGGGACTGATCACCTTCGCCTTTACCGACTTTCTCACCGGCCTCAAAACACGCGGCTACTTCGAGCAACAGCTCGAGTTGGAGATCAAACGCTCGGAACGAAAGAAGACCCACTTCGCACTCTTGATGATCGACATCGACTTTTTCAAGCAGCTCAATGACAACTACGGCCACCACGTTGGCGACCAGGTGCTGCGCGACGTCGGTTCCATCCTGATGAAAGACATGCGCGAGGTAGACACGGTGGCCCGTTACGGCGGCGAAGAATTCGTTATCGTGCTGCCGGAAACCAGCGCCCCCGGCGCCATGCTGGTCGCGCAAAGGTTGCGCCGGGCGGTGGAACAGACCCGGTTTTTTGCCGGCTCCCCCCGCGCAACCGAGCACCTGACCATCAGCATCGGTGTAGGTGTGTTCGATGTCGATGCGCAGTTCAAGCGCGAGTTGATTGAGGCCGCCGACGCTGCTCTCTATGCCGCCAAACGCCGCGGCCGCAACCAGGTCGTGCTGTTCTCCGATTTGCCGCGCAAGACCCAGCGGGAGGCGTCGTGA
- a CDS encoding glycosyltransferase family 4 protein, translating to MSLLPWSVSVPRYWPEAAAAAEERPIRRWSVLHACDEVGITATVAEAQIASGMRPSILTARGWYRPLAHQSDPVSAVSLIHEWQQVRLWRQRLVNELVEDWAEVLHAHCFAAAMAGLRGSAAVVYDLACSLGAGISPKPCAWLLRSLRRAEQFALSRAGAVVVHSQAMWTQAIQRGVEAQNLFLVPDPVEPADFIESHDDRRDATITLFAPGNHHHELLIEAFAALVGEIDNARLLLEADSERAELLLAQAAEAGIVRSVEVISAAQREGALSQADIVIASAPGDDSPGATLISALLHGRPVLAADVPQHREVTPQGRGCVWYRNDDARDLAGRAAFLARNRDFRAALAISGRAHLQATRGRMVIARKYDDVYRHAFQRWHRDTLDPLRKLEIAQACF from the coding sequence GTGAGCCTTTTGCCATGGTCGGTATCGGTGCCCCGCTATTGGCCGGAGGCGGCGGCGGCGGCCGAAGAGCGTCCCATTCGTCGCTGGTCGGTGCTTCATGCCTGCGATGAAGTCGGCATCACCGCAACTGTCGCCGAAGCGCAGATCGCCTCGGGTATGCGGCCCTCGATTCTGACGGCGAGGGGTTGGTATCGGCCCCTGGCTCACCAATCGGATCCCGTCTCCGCCGTTTCCCTTATTCATGAATGGCAGCAGGTGCGGCTCTGGCGGCAGCGGTTGGTCAACGAATTGGTGGAAGACTGGGCCGAGGTACTGCACGCTCACTGTTTTGCCGCCGCGATGGCGGGGCTGCGGGGCAGTGCAGCCGTCGTCTATGACCTGGCGTGTAGCCTGGGGGCCGGCATTTCCCCGAAGCCGTGTGCTTGGCTGTTGCGCTCGCTGCGGCGAGCAGAACAGTTCGCCTTGTCACGTGCAGGCGCGGTGGTCGTGCATTCGCAGGCCATGTGGACGCAGGCGATCCAGCGCGGTGTAGAAGCGCAAAATTTGTTTCTTGTGCCCGATCCGGTCGAGCCCGCCGATTTCATCGAATCCCACGACGACCGGCGCGACGCAACCATCACCTTGTTTGCGCCGGGTAATCACCACCATGAATTGCTGATCGAGGCCTTCGCGGCGCTCGTCGGCGAGATTGATAACGCGCGCCTTCTGCTCGAGGCGGATTCCGAGCGGGCCGAGTTGCTGCTCGCGCAAGCGGCTGAGGCCGGCATCGTCAGGTCAGTCGAAGTCATCTCCGCCGCCCAGCGTGAAGGCGCATTGTCCCAAGCGGACATTGTCATTGCCTCTGCGCCTGGCGATGATTCCCCGGGCGCTACGCTGATCTCCGCGCTGCTTCACGGCCGGCCTGTACTCGCTGCCGACGTTCCGCAACATCGCGAGGTGACCCCACAAGGCCGCGGCTGCGTCTGGTACCGGAATGATGATGCGCGTGATCTCGCCGGGCGTGCCGCCTTCCTCGCCCGTAACCGTGATTTCCGCGCCGCTCTCGCCATCAGCGGCCGCGCCCACCTGCAGGCGACCCGCGGCCGCATGGTTATTGCGCGCAAGTACGACGATGTCTACCGCCACGCCTTCCAGCGGTGGCATCGCGACACGTTGGATCCGTTGAGAAAACTGGAAATTGCGCAGGCCTGCTTTTAG